One Salvia miltiorrhiza cultivar Shanhuang (shh) chromosome 6, IMPLAD_Smil_shh, whole genome shotgun sequence genomic window, AAAAAGGAGGAGGGGAGAGACACGCCGGcctcgccgcgccggaggcggcgagaaCCGGCGACGTTCACAAGAGAAACGGGGAAGGAGGGAAACGACTGAGAGGGAGCCAAGGGAGAGAGAGCATATGCGTGagtgaaaaaaaataacaaagagAAATTAGGACATTTGTATTCAAAATAGACAACGTTTGCCTAATATCGTTGTCCATTAGTTTAATAGATGACGGTTTTCACATGTATATATGTCCTCTATGTCCGGCGGTTATAGACGACACGTTCAAACTCCGTTGTCTATTATTTAATAGACGGCGATTTTTGGCTCTGTTGTCTATAACCGCCCCCACATAGACGACGAGCATATGAAAATCGTCGTTTATTAAGCTAATAGATAACGCTCTTAAGTGTCCGTTGTCTAAATTCGCGGTCATAAATGACGGATAAGCTGAAAACCGTCGTCTATTAACGTATAGATAACAATTTTAAAAGTGTGTTGTCTATATTATGTTGTCAATTTGCGAATTTCTTGTACTCATGAACCctagttaattattttaaaattttattaagatatgtaaattataatttaagaaaatgataaataattactaaaaaacTTAAAAGTGACAAAAAATAAAACGATGCAGTAGAAATGAGACACAAGATCTCATATGACTACATTGCAGACATAATCGTCACTTGAGTTCGCACTATGtaatgttttgtttttttgtttttttcaattataatgATCGATAATGATTCTccatttcatttttataatGCGTCTCGAATCCTCAACCTAATCAGTGGCGGACGTACAAGGGACAAAGTGGGGATTATGGATATTTTGTGTGAGTAATTGTACAATGGCCTCCACACCAACAAATTAAATCGTAAGAAATTGTCTTTACGATGAAAAATATAACCCGGGAGCAAACCtggggggaggggaggggaATGCGGCATTGGCCATGACtcatatatacaaaaaataagGGTATATATCTTTTTTAAGTTGATAATtaaatagttttatatatttttctgtAGTAATTAAGTTTCCTAGTAAAATGATCTAGTACACCAATTATATTATGTTTAGAGCTACTTTTCGatgatatttttcttttttgaacattcataaaagaacttcctacctatttttagaCTATTCCCCACCACTTACTTTTCACTTACTTTTTACATTTCACAACTCCTAATGTTAATTACAacatcttttcaccactctcaataactttttctcacacctaacaattttttttttaaaatttgtgtcactcgctcatagggagttattttgtggatgaagggagtactatattattatttaattcctaattttattatatataaaacatgttcttaaatttatttacttaattaGACCTCGATCAGTAATCATCGCAACACAAAACTCAATCATGCACCATTTGCACTagcaaacgaaaataaaatacAGCATCCATggtaattaaaaattgaaattaattaaccTAGCTACCAAAGCAAACACGCACGCTCGCTTGTGCTTATTTATTGCATAGTTGATCGACATCACATTTCATCAACCTCAGCATCATCACTCTCGTTGAGCTTCGCGTTGTAGGTGGTGTATATGGTGTACTGCAGCACAGAGTAGTGCGTCTCCGCATCGTTATACGTGTTGCTCGTCACCGCGTACCCGCGCGCGTACCGGAACGCGCCGGTGCCGCCGACGACCGGCAGCTCCCGCTGCGCCTCCGCCACGGGGTTGCGCCCGAGCACGCTGATGGTGCTGCCGTTGAACCGCCCCGTCGTGAAATAGAAGTTGAGGTTGATCGCCACCGCGTTCACCGACAGGTCGGCCGAGGTGGTGAGCCCCTGCACCCGGCCCACGGCGCGGGAGCCGTAGGCCGGCTTCTCCGTCAGCAGGTCGTCCACGACGTGGACGCTCCCGAAGCTCGTCGGGGAGCTGCTGGTGACGGAGGCCGACGCGACCTCGTACACGATGGGGTTAGGGTTGCCCACGCGCAGATCCTGCACGTAGAAAGTGAGCTTCACCACTTTTTCTTTCTCGCCGCGGATGCGACGGAGGAATGTTTTTCCCTTCACGTTGGTGGCGTATGCATCTAGCGTGGACACGAACAAGCacgaaattaatgaaattaaagCAATATTGGATAATTTGgccattttatctttttttctttctttctgatTTGATCAAAGATAGTAGTAGTAAGTTGTGTATTGGTGTGAAGTACGGATGTGGGATTATATAGATTTTAGTTGTCGAAATGGGTCGAGTAATTAACGATTAATTAATAGAAAATGTGGGAATAATTGTACAATGAGCTGCGAAATTTGGACCTTTGCCTGTTGTTTATGGGCATATGTGAGGATCCACATCTACCCATGTATTCCACTGCTACCAAAGAATAATTTTATCCCTTTTGTCCCTAGCCCTATATTTATGCTTAGAATTTTTCGATAcgaattcaaataaaaaatgattttttttagggggaattagaaaatgattaattaagaaaattattGAATGTATTGCTAATGAATAAAATGTATTGATAACCAAGAAAAGATCTCACATTGAGAGTATTGAAAATGACGGAAAAAATCGTATATTGTATTTGGGGGACatatcaaaaaagaaataaagatataattttaagggatggaggaagtataaaAATTTGCATGAGATTGAAATCGAGATCTGTTAGACGGATCAATTATCTAAATTCAAGTTTATATTCTTTCTTCTTACAAAATAGAGGatcataatttttttctattttgataCGTTTACAAAGAATAGTGTTATTTCATTTATGGACACTATGTGCATATTATATTCTCAATATAGTATCTTacttttggtaaaaaaaaaaaaaaacttatttatttatttatttattttatcatacATGGCCCACCACTCTTCTCCTTATTATTCACTAAATCACTATTCCTAAGGTCAAACCCTTTGTCCACTCATAATACACTcagtaattttattaaaaactcATGTCACTTATTTTTAAGACTATTTTTTCAAGAAAGATGGAGTATTTAGAGCATTCGTAGTTGGGGGCTTCGGAGCCGATGCGCACCGGGCTCGGCCGAGACCCCACCCAATATTGTGCCCAGAAGGCGTGCTCCGGGCTCACTTCTTTGCACTCGATGCAGACGGTATTTTAGAATGCACACGccctttaaataaaaaataaataaatttaccTTTTTTCAAtcgattttttttcattaaaatcgtttaaaacataaattttaattttaattaaatgtagtTTTAGTGTACTACAAattgtagagaatcctacacttttcaatgtgggattcaATATAATATCAACTTAGTGTAGCTTttctatttatagtgtactacaaattatagagaatcctacatttttaaATGTGGGATTCAATACAATATCAACTTTCTTCCAAATAGTTTTAATCCTAATTTttcatttaactttttaattattattttttaatttacaaacgcatttaaaataaggataaaatagaaatgaaaacTATTGTAATAtgctttttaattatttcatttttaattaatgtaatgttaaattttaattttaatgaaatttatgttgttaaattaatattaaaattaattaaaaataacattataaataaagataaaatgaaaagaaaattttaaaatcccGAGTGGAAGCTCTCCCACTATGGGGAAGAGGCTCTTAAGTGGTGGGGACCACTTTTAAGAGCCAATATGAGCTCTCCACTGCGGATGCTCTTACCAGTAATATACTTCTACATTTAGTATTTTGTTTTTCTACAATTTAAATTGGAATGGGATGTAGGATCTAGTATCTATAATTTTGTGTGTGCCACGTTGTCCCATTATTGTACCTATTATTTtagtaatattttataaaaatgaaatttattatattagtaTGAATTATAgtacttaatttttattataaaaaaatattggggCCCGGAGGGTCACtaaacaggtgtatgggggaggggggaggaatacacctatagggcAACTCTTTGCGAAAACTGAAGTTTGAATATATAAGAGAACttaactgatactgaaaagcttTGGATAAAATATCAATTGAAGATTTCAGTTAAGTCTCAAGGTAGTTTTCAGTTGAAGAGaggcactacaaaaaaaagttcCATTAGTGACATGAAGTTTGGTAGCTATTATGTGAGTCacaaaaattagtgacatttgatgatggtgtttaacgaaaccaacacctaaactatgaGACGAAAAGTGTGGACTATACCTAGTAGAGATGATCGGAACAAATGAAGTAAAGCGATCGGAAACTTTGCGCGAAAGAGAAAATAActattgtattcgaaaatatgagataacGTGATTGTAATACACGAGctgaggtctatttatagattacaattgagggtaaaaaggtaaaatcaGTGCCCACGCATGCTTCTTGCGTGGTCGAAGGGTAGAACAGTAACTTTGTCTTTACGCGGGAGGTTTTCCCGCGTCTTCtagcattcctctggcgagcacGACTTCTCTGGCGGATGTAGTTCCTCTGATGATGATGACCTCCCTGGcaaagatgactcctctggtggtgatgacttctctggcgaggatgactcctctgatggTGATGCCTCTTCTGAtgaggatgactcctctgacgaggatgactcctctggtgatgatgacttctctggcgaggatgactcctctgatggTGATGCCTTCTCTGGCAAGAACCATTTCTTTGGCATGAGCCATTCCTTTGGTGAATGATTTGTCTCTTAGTGACtgaaatccctctggtaagaatgattcttctgaccagcTTAACTCCTCCGAAGaggttgattcctctgatttgtcttctttctctactctgcatatatcactcctcatcaaccactcccccctctagtctggttgaaccagACCAGTGAGGTATTGTGAAGACCACCGCTGTGCTATTTTCCTTGATCCCTGCAAATTGTGAAGATATAAGCACTTctattattatatgaaaataaagGTAAGCCCTGTAAGTTGCTCTCTggtgtttttgttactcccaccccccctggtctgactagttcacTCTGGGATAGTGCAACTAGTTCAGAGGATTCGTCCGCGCGGGTGACGTCatctgcattaaatgcctgcccgtTCTATAGTGCCTTttccgtaccccgaggttactttttaaccttcgcgtcctttcgcctttccATATGAATTCTTAGCCCTTGATCGATTTTCGTATGCCACGCGTCGTTCATCCCGTATggtggtagttgcccgcgtatgTTACTTAGTCGGGTTGTTCGAAATTTTGCTGCCCACTATTCATCTTTTCTAATTTTCTAACTTTTCCATCTGCGTTTTCCGGCGATTCTCTCCCTTTCTCCGGTGTATTTTCCTGtgacccttccgctccaggttttaccgtcaATCTTTCTCTGGCCTAGGTAATTCGCGCATCCTCTTCCCCTGCAATTTTGTGTTTAGTGTAAGTAGTTTTGaaatttgttggtgctctgattgagcgtgctagaaaccctaggttttAGATATTTTGACCATGGCCTCCACTTCTGTTCCTCAACCCTCGCAATCGCCTTCTCCCTCCCCCCaagcttcttcatcttcatctcctCAACTCCAGGATCTCGAGAACCTCCCTTCCCCCTCTGCCTCTTATGACTCTCAACCTGTCCCCAATCCCTCACCACCTAAGAAGAGGGGTAAGAAGACACCCCAACCTCCCAAGCGTGTTCCTGCCTCCCGTCTTGGTGTCGtggaggtggaaaaattgaagaGCAAGTGTCGACACCCTGAAGGTTTACAATTCATAGCCTTCTCTAAAGACTCAACGCCCACGAGAGCCTTCGACACCACAAAATGATAGTCATCTGGCAAGCCCAGATAAATGCTGGTCTAAGGCTTCCTCCCCCTGCCCTTTTAGTCAGTGTTTGTAACCACTATCGCATCCCATTTTACCAGGTTACTCCTTCCGCCATCCGGCGGTTATACGCCTTCCATATTCTTTGCCGCGCCCACGGTGTTGGAGACACCGGTAAATTATTTTGTCAAACCCAGACTCTCcgcatgcagggcagtcccctgtATAGCTTCGCTGCTCATCCGAAACATCCCACCACTTTCCTTTCATCCCTGAATTCCTTTGATAAGGACTTTCTATACAATTACTGCTATGTGCGCACCCTTGTCGGCAATTGGCGTAATTACAATGTTTTGGAACTAGAATGACATGGCTCCCGGACTACTTATAGGCCAGCCTCCCTAGAAGCTCCCTCCAACTTTGACTTGGGGGTTATAGCCCATTTAAACGCTATGAACAAAGCCCAGCCTTTAGAATGTAGATACCTTGCTGAGAACAATTCGGCTCTGGCACACAATGGCCTATTTCCcctatatccaaagaaatcgataggtaaaaaaaaatatagattagaaaaatacattaacttttgttaccctgatgcTAATGATGTAGCGTTTTAAattgcagatatgtcttggagaaaCAAGTGCGGAGACAATTTGCCTGACATTACTTCTCCTGTTCCCAGTGGAGAACATGGCTCGGGGGGCTCTGCTTCCAGGATGGGCCCCTCAGAACAACCAATCGGGACCGAGCTGGCCAATATTCCCCCTGTGGTAGAGATCCCAGAGGGaaatgtggaagcctcgcgcCCACTTGACGTGGAGGAGGTTGATGCGGGCGCCCTTGTTCATAGGGGCAAACGTCCCAGCACTGGTGGTGCCTCTGGCACATGTGAAGAGGATATCCAGATcgtggatattactgatgagGTTCCTTCGCCTGACTCGGCTCCCGGTGTCACCCTTACTGAGCTTTCAAAGAAGAGGAAAAGGGGTTCTCTGATCTCTGTGGGTGAAAAGGAGAAGCAGGAGGGCCTGAAGAAGGCCGGCAAGTCTTCAgagccagcgaagaagtctgctggtggttcgaaGGTCCTTTCCTCTGCAGTGGAAAAGGGGAAggggccagcgaagaagtctgctggtggttccAAGGTCCTCCCTTCTGCCGGGGGAAAGGGCAAAGACAAAGCTGTTGTACCTCCTGCTGATGAATCAGAGGATCTcgttcctgggccgatttcgagtttgtcggggcaggggttgattgatgccttgatagctcgtgtccactcaaaggaccaggagaaagtggagCAGCTGACACGGGGggctttagctactcagctgtgccaattggctcttcaggtaccctgcatcTTATACTTTTATTAGAGGAAGAATGAAATTATTAAACTCTTGATCGCATTGTTGGAACCCGTTTTGCTTCCTTGCAGGTAGAGGCTTGGATGTGGGGAGCTGTTAAGTGTATTCATGACTATGACATgtcagagaaagaaagagagaaggagcaggcggacatcgccaagcgtgatgatgatgtcgcTGGGGTTGTGGAGCGTTTAAGCAAGGCTGAGGCGGAGATCGCTGAGTTGAAGGCTCAGCTGGCCCAGTCAGATGTGGAGAAGTCCTCCCTGGTTTCTGAATTGACCAGGACAACCAAGGAAAGCCATGAGAGCCTTGCCAAGTTCAAGGCGGGGTACGAGAAAGCCTACAAGGAAACTCGGCGTGGCTGGAAGAAGACACTTGTAGAGGCTCAGAATCGCGCTTACATTCTGGGGAtgcgagatcaacgcctggagtatttcctGTCTCCGCAGGGTCAGCACTTCCTGGGggtgatgctggaaggcactctgggggccttcaaaaagactcccgagTACCTGGAGGATTTTGGGCCCCTCTTTGCTTACGTGATCGAGCATACTGCTACAaaggcattggagatggcgggagCCACCCCGGAGCAACTTGCTTCCTTGAATTTTCgagccctgatggataacctcaAGGATGAGGAAATAAACGAgttgatggggatccctgcaaATTCTCCAGGGAAAccagagtggtggtatccagtgctggagaaggtcattccctattttactcttgggattggatctgactcaTTGCCCTCTGCCCCCATGTATAGgcctgctttctctgcttccctggtgcgctttgtgaaccggctgcgggatcccacTGGCAAGAGCACCCGGACATTTTCTCAGTtcagcatggagcctcccctgccctccGACTTAGCGCCTTCAGCTTTTGCCGACTCTGCCTCCTCCTCTGCCGCGATGGACCAGCTGTTTGATCTGTATAGGGATGAGAATTTATATGTGCAGGAAGCTATGAAGCTGTTGGATTTGGGAGCTCGTCTTCCCAAGGTGAAAGAAATCGGCATGCTGCCTGTGTTTACAGAGGGGGCGTCTGCTAGTCGGACCCCCCACAAGCGATGTCCCTCTGCTGGTTTCCTCTGCCTCTGCCCCTGCTTCCTCTACTTCCCCTGAAGATACCTCCATCCCTCCTGCCTAATTTGATAACAATTTCTGTAACTCTTTATTTTGTACAGACTGAATACTTACCTCCGATTTTTGGTGTACAGCTCTATCTCTTGGGCACGTTTCTAATGAAATTTCTTTCCCgcttgtacttttttttttttttttatctttgttCCTTATGTTATCTTTGCTGCTTGTTGATGTCTGAATTTATATTCCCGCCTCTCCTCTGTTGGTTTGATTTGGCCCGTTATGCTTGCTGTTGATGTTCCTTTGATCCTCTTCTTTGAGGTTTCTTTAATTTCTGCTTTGAGGATtccgttgattcctctgacgaggatttcgGTTGACTCTTCTGGCAAGGGTTTGGAAGGCTCCTTTGGCGAGGATTTTGGTTGACTCTTCTGGCAAGAGTTTGGAAGggtcctctggcgaggattttggttGACTCTTCTGGCAAGAGTTTGGaagactcctctggcgaggactttggtgaatcctctggcgaggattttgctgactcctctggcgaggattttgatgactcctctggcgaggatcttGGTGAATCCTCTGGCGTGGATTTTGCTGACTTCTTCGGATAAAagcttcaccgcctcctcttacgaggatttggttgacctTTATGAtagggatttcaccgcctcctcttacgagtATTTGGTTACTTTCTCTGTCAATGATTTCGCgattcccatccaagctgcttcccatccgagctgcttcccatccaagctgcttcccatccaagcttgagcactctgcgcggagcatggaggacccggggggtgcgaccaactttcgcggcttacgattaaatagtaaccctctgcgcggagcatggaggacccggggggtgcaaccaactttcgcggcttacgattaaacagtaaccctctgcgcgaagcatggaaggcccggatggcacaaccaactttcgcggcttacgattaaatagtaaccctctgcgcggatcatggaaggcccggatggcacaaccaactttcgcggcttacgattaaatagtaaccctctgcgcggagcatggaaggcccggatgacacaaccaactttcgcggcttacgattgaatagtaaccctctgcgcggagcatggaaggcccggatggcacaaccaactttcgcggcttacgattaaatagtaaccctctgcgcggagcatggaaggcccggatggcacaaccaactttcgcggcttacgattaaatagtaaccctctgcgcggagcatggaaggcccggatggcacaaccaactttcgcggcttacgattaaatagtaaccctctgcgcggagcatggaaggcccggatggcacaaccaacttttgcggcttacgattaaatagtaaccctctgcgcggagcatggaaggcccggatggcacaaccaactttcacggcttacgattaaatagtaaccctctgcgcggagcatggaagacccggatggcacaaccaactttcgtggcttacgattaaatagtaaccttctgcgcggagcatggaaggcccggatggcacaaccaactttcgc contains:
- the LOC130989340 gene encoding dirigent protein 22-like — translated: MAKLSNIALISLISCLFVSTLDAYATNVKGKTFLRRIRGEKEKVVKLTFYVQDLRVGNPNPIVYEVASASVTSSSPTSFGSVHVVDDLLTEKPAYGSRAVGRVQGLTTSADLSVNAVAINLNFYFTTGRFNGSTISVLGRNPVAEAQRELPVVGGTGAFRYARGYAVTSNTYNDAETHYSVLQYTIYTTYNAKLNESDDAEVDEM